The following proteins are encoded in a genomic region of Pyxicephalus adspersus chromosome 9, UCB_Pads_2.0, whole genome shotgun sequence:
- the MC1R gene encoding melanocyte-stimulating hormone receptor, which produces MINFTLLQTDLNDSLPTVLAPKPNDTNIIHIEVPKGVFLFLCILSLLENILVVVAIARNHNLHSPMYYFICCLAASDMLVSISNLIETVILILLSNAIIGYNEPMVKMMDNIVDTMILCSLVTSLSFLGAIAVDRYVTIFYALRYHSIITQRRVVNAIVGIWLASTACSITFIVFSNSHVVIFCLIVFFIFMLVLMLGLYIHMFILARRHSQIISAQQKGVKRRLSPNQVATKLRGAITLTMLLGIFFLCWGPFFLHLTLIVSCPKHPFCLEYFKYFNISYVLIIFNSIIDPIIYAFRSQELRKTLRDIVFCSQ; this is translated from the coding sequence ATGATCAACTTTACTTTACTACAGACAGATCTCAATGACAGTCTTCCGACTGTACTTGCGCCAAAACCCAACGACACCAACATCATCCACATCGAAGTTCCTAAAGGGGTCTTCTTATTCTTGTGTATTCTCAGCTTGTTGGAGAACATTTTAGTTGTGGTGGCCATAGCAAGAAATCACAATCTCCACTCTCCTATGTACTATTTCATTTGCTGTTTGGCTGCTTCTGATATGCTGGTCAGCATTAGCAATCTCATAGAGACAGTGATCCTGATCTTACTGAGCAATGCCATTATAGGCTACAATGAACCGATGGTTAAAATGATGGACAACATTGTGGACACCATGATCCTGTGTTCTCTGGTGACGTCGCTGTCGTTTCTCGGAGCCATTGCTGTAGATCGATACGTTACTATCTTTTACGCTCTGAGATATCACAGCATAATTACCCAACGGAGAGTAGTCAATGCTATTGTTGGGATCTGGTTGGCCAGTACGGCTTGCAGCATTACATTCATCGTGTTTTCCAACAGCCATGTCGTCATCTTCTGTCTTATCGTGTTTTTTATCTTCATGTTGGTCTTAATGTTGGGACTCTACATCCACATGTTTATCTTGGCAAGGCGCCATTCGCAAATCATCTCGGCCCAACAGAAAGGGGTAAAAAGAAGACTTTCCCCAAATCAAGTGGCAACCAAACTAAGAGGAGCCATCACCTTAACTATGTTACTCGGAATCTTCTTCCTTTGTTGGGGACCATTCTTCCTACATCTTACTTTAATTGTGTCCTGCCCCAAGCACCCATTCTGCCTGGAGTACTTCAAGTATTTCAACATCAGCTACGTTCTGATCATTTTTAACTCCATTATCGACCCTATAATCTATGCTTTTAGAAGTCAGGAGCTCAGGAAAACCTTGAGGGATATTGTGTTTTGCTCACAATGA